From the genome of Ictalurus punctatus breed USDA103 chromosome 28, Coco_2.0, whole genome shotgun sequence, one region includes:
- the ncor1 gene encoding nuclear receptor corepressor 1 isoform X8, with protein sequence MELLCSHTHTQAVEQQITRTSQEEKSDEKNEEDKLEKSDKKEEDDKKDEEEKDEKEDSKDISKDKEKCEGEDEEGKEQNTPRGRKTANSQGRRKGRITTRSMANEAASTATEEPAAPAAPPPPPPPEPVLPEPVPPSKPESAPKPARELAKLAPVTSMDSQARGAVEAGETSRWTEEEMEVAKKGLVEHGRNWSAIAKMVGTKSEAQCKNFYFNYKRRHNLDDLLPQPKQANKCSRDRDASQSDGVATASADDDDEEENPDDSEGAENSSDTESAASPSRSDTPKPSESQPQAPDQEATAPKVPNADTKAQEPTFNELQVKLEKSPEGAVVDESMFKDEVQLYPKSEPQDTETAGGDRGEVQVKTEPELREKEKQNEQQHSDNDSSATCSADEDVEDEPDRQRLFSLEKPSILGGSGSVVVSSSKQAQLSMQQLQQRAATIPPMVSLPSSLLHYPSSSAPLARPRDWERLRHRAPPRHVAGPFGTAGVPVGAPLSGLTMFQHQIKAVHESAHMEDNQRQEAGELERRPRYITRSPTILDRDGKPFPYMAYDIKLMEPEVPAAGRPGSPYRLSPREPSKASPQPEPNNPARYSVPPVLQPAPNQVVQNLPDGMRVPFARHRPPNIPSPPPLIPTSKPSDKPTFIQGGSILQGTPGTYLPSHTHVMFGPEGAKSAGGSISLGLPRPQDPAKPVSYIKQEECSPRGQSAQAEGLLSRAQYEGVVRGGPMPTIQELGRGPTGKGPEGLPIRAGSITHGTPALPQSSIPAELLKGKLSAEDLSSPEKGRGEPLPKAHVIYEGKSGHILSYDAIKNTREGTRSPRTGHELKRTYEMMEGARGLSGREAAPFEGLISRALPRDGQHPDSKERPILMGSIMQGTPRTAADAFDEVKYGKQIKRESPPIRSFEGGITKGKPYEGVNTIKEMGRSIHEIPRKEVPDSRKTPGLEGSITQGIPLKYESSSSGASQSAIKHNVKSLLTSPGKLEEPKVQERVRHTSVVSSTSVLRSTHQEASKAQLSPGMYEDANARRTPNYTTSSISRGSPLLRAQEGGITAGKPVSHERKSTLTPTQRDSVPAKSPVSGSEPLSSHSPFDPHQVYRAHLGPHLDPSLFHHPAYMFQRQPSPTGYPNTYQLYTMENTRQTILNDYITSQKMQPIPRAEVARGLSPREQQIAIPYPAGARGIIDLAQMPPTILLPHPGGTGSPNLDHIAYRPGPQTPFPPRVFNPASISPGHPAHLAASMERERERERERERERDREHREREKEKERERERERERERERERMVVANEYIRGAAPEQPGRPSSRAFLRSPSPSMRSQEGVVQQRPSIFQGTKSVITPLIRQMPPAAAAAQTSSRYNTAADALAALVDAAASAPQMDVAKVKEAKHEGISARDEEASPSRAMSLPAGKAPLPGYPDGGGGGGATSGKDKSRIEEELRTLGKTTITAASFIDVIITRQISSEKDSRERGSQSSDSSGSLTSSRYDGQSSGAIEVISPASSPAQREEKNERSFSSEKSTQPATGTVRGFDIGRFRHQMESGPSTAPAPPTQTHRVMTLADHISHIITQDFAKNQDPPPSSSASSSSSSLSSTFQNSAAVGGSARSKVPNRYSPENPVNPAHHQKQPSRVSPENASDKSRSRPGKSPERAGGRAVESYEPISPPQNYSGLEKQENSLLQSQRREQDLTEQRTDSRSPGSGNYLPAFFTKLESTSPMVMSKKQEIIRKSDVGNAQPGTEIFNLPAVTTSSNVNLRNHSFSDPASNLGLEDIIRKALMGSVDERPEEQTHQAQSVASAAGNNSEGRQEANPSPSTGRYSAKQKLQSKASSRKSKSPNPGQAYAGGERPSSVSSVHSEGEYHRQAPSWAWEDRPSSAGPMQFPYNPLTMRMLSSTPPTSMACPSPSMQSQQQPGGGANAPARAWEREPPLLSEQYETLSDSDD encoded by the exons GAGCTGTAGAGGCCGGAGAGACGTCTCGCTGGacagaggaggagatggaggtggCCAAAAAAG GACTGGTAGAGCACGGCAGGAACTGGTCGGCTATCGCTAAAATGGTGGGCACCAAGAGTGAGGCGCAGTGCAAGAACTTCTACTTCAACTACAAGAGGCGGCACAACCTGGACGACCTGCTGCCTCAACCCAAACAG gcAAACAAATGTTCGCGTGACCGAGATGCGTCTCAGAGCGACGGTGTGGCCACGGCTTcggctgatgatgatgatgaggaggagaacCCAGATGACAGCGAAG GTGCAGAGAACAGTTCAGACACAGAGAGCGCGGCATCTCCTTCACGGTCGGACACACCCAAGCCCTCCGAGTCGCAACCCCAAGCCCCGGATCAAGAAGCTACTGCCCCCAAAGTCCCTAATGCAGATACCAAAGCTCAGGAGCCCACCTTCAACGAGCTGCAGGTAAAGCTGGAGAAAAGTCCAGAAGGAGCAGTGGTGGACGAATCCATGTTTAAGGATGAGGTCCAGCTGTACCCTAAGAGCGAACCTCAGGACACAGAAACAGCGGGAGGAGACCGGGGAGAGGTGCAAGTAAAGACCGAGCCAGAAttgagggagaaagagaagcagAACGAGCAGCAGCATTCGGACAATGACTCAAGTGCCACCTGCAGTGCTGATGAAGATGTCGAGGAcgagccagacagacagag GTTGTTCTCTCTGGAGAAGCCGTCGATTCTCGGAGGCTCTGGGTCAGTGGTGGTCTCCTCGAGCAAGCAGGCTCAGCTCAGTatgcagcagctccagcagcgTGCTGCCACCATCCCCCCCATGGTCAGTCTCCCTAGTTCCCTCCTTCACTACCCTAGCAGCTCTGCCCCCCTGGCCAGGCCCAGGGACTGGGAGAGGCTCCGTCACAGAGCCCCACCCCGCCAC GTTGCTGGTCCGTTTGGGACGGCTGGGGTTCCTGTAGGAGCTCCTCTGAGTGGCTTAACCATGTTCCAGCACCAAATCAAAGCTGTACACGAATCGGCACACATGGAGGACAACCAGAGACAAGAAGCCGGAGAGTTGGAGCGCAGGCCGCGCTACATCACTCGCAGCCCCACCATCCTCGACCGAGATG GTAAGCCGTTTCCCTACATGGCGTACGATATAAAGCTGATGGAGCCAGAGGTTCCTGCTGCAGGAAGACCGGGTTCACCGTACAGACTGTCTCCCCGAGAGCCTAGCAAAGCGTCGCCCCAACCCGAGCCCAACAACCCCGCCCGCTACAGCGTCCCGCCAG TCCTGCAGCCCGCGCCTAACCAGGTGGTCCAGAACCTTCCAGATGGAATGCGTGTGCCATTCGCCCGCCACAGGCCCCCCAACATTCCGTCCCCGCCTCCACTCATCCCTACGTCCAAACCCTCGGACAAGCCCACCTTCATCCAGGGAGGATCCATTTTACAG GGAACGCCGGGCACGTATCTGCCCTCACACACTCATGTCATGTTCGGGCCAGAGGGAGCTAAGAGCGCTGGTGGATCCATCTCTCTCGGCCTGCCAAGACCACAGGACCCTGCCAAACCTG TGTCCTATATAAAGCAGGAGGAATGTTCACCGCGTGGGCAAAGTGCTCAGGCTGAAGGGCTGCTCTCCAGGGCACAGTATGAAGGAGTAGTCcgag GAGGGCCGATGCCTACCATCCAGGAACTGGGAAGAGGGCCTACTGGAAAAGGCCCTGAGGGACTTCCCATAAGAGCAGGATCAATCACCCAT GGCACCCCAGCTCTTCCTCAGTCCAGCATACCGGCAGAATTGCTGAAGGGCAAGCTGAGTGCTGAGGACCTGAGTAGCCCAGAGAAGGGCCGAGGCGAACCACTGCCTAAAGCCCATGTCATTTATGAGGGCAAGAGTGGCCACATCCTGTCATATGATG CCATTAAGAACACCAGAGAAGGTACAAGAAGCCCCAGGACAGGACATGAGTTGAAACGCACATACGAGATGATGGAGGGAGCCAGAGGACTTTCTGGACGGGAGGCTGCACCTTTTGAAG GTTTGATTAGCAGGGCACTGCCAAGAGATGGCCAACACCCTGACTCCAAGGAGAGGCCCATACTCATGGGATCCATCATGCAAG ggaCACCCCGAACCGCCGCTGATGCTTTTGACGAGGTCAAGTATGGTAAGCAGATCAAGAGGGAAAGTCCACCAATTCGCTCCTTTGAAGGAGGAATCACTAAGGGCAAGCCCTACGAGGGTGTGAACACCATTAAAGAGATGGGACGCTCCATTCATGAGATCCCACGCAAGGAAGTACCGGACAGCCGCAAGACCCCTGGCTTGGAAGGATCCATTACTCAA GGCATCCCTCTGAAGTATGAGAGCAGCAGCAGTGGCGCCAGCCAGTCTGCCATCAAGCACAATGTTAAGTCACTTCTCACCAGCCCGGGCAAGCTGGAGGAACCCAAAGTACAAGAGCGCGTGCGGCACACGTCAGTCGTCAGCTCCACGTCAGTGCTGCGCTCCACACACCAAGAGGCCAGCAAGGCTCAGCTCAGCCCGGGGATGTACGAGGACGCGAATGCCCGCAGGACCCCCAACTACACCACCAGCTCCATCTCCAGAGGATCGCCCCTGCTTCGGGCGCAAGAGG GGGGTATAACTGCAGGAAAGCCCGTGTCCCACGAGAGAAAGAGCACGCTGACCCCAACCCAGAGAGACAGCGTCCCAGCCAAGTCTCCTGTATCTGGAAGCGAGCCGCTGTCCTCTCACAGCCCCTTTGACCCCCATCAGGTCTACCGAGCCCACCTGGGCCCTCATTTGGACCCCAGCCTTTTCCACCACCCAG CTTACATGTTCCAGAGGCAGCCATCCCCTACTGGCTACCCCAACACCTACCAACTGTACACCATGGAGAACACGCGCCAGACAATCCTGAATGACTACATCACCTCGCAGAAAATGCAGCCCATCCCGCGGGCCGAAGTCGCCAGAGGCCTGTCGCCCAGAGAACAGCAGATTGCCATCCCATACCCTGCTGGAGCCAGAG GTATAATTGATCTAGCCCAGATGCCTCCCACCATCCTGTTGCCTCACCCTGGGGGGACAGGTTCCCCTAACTTGGACCACATCGCATACCGCCCTGGACCTCAGACCCCTTTTCCTCCTAGGGTTTTCAACCCAGCCTCCATATCTCCAG GACACCCTGCACATCTCGCAGCCagcatggagagagagagagaaagggaaagggaacgagagagggagagggatcGCGAACACCGTGAAcgggagaaagagaaggagcgagagagggagagagagcgggagcgagagagggaaCGCGAGCGCATGGTAGTCGCTAACGAGTACATCCGTGGGG cagctCCAGAGCAGCCTGGCAGGCCCAGTAGCCGTGCTTTCCTGCGTTCCCCGTCTCCTTCAATGAGGTCCCAGGAGGGTGTAGTCCAGCAGAGGCCCAGCATCTTCCAGGGCACGAAGAGTGTCATCACGCCTCTTAT CAGGCAGATGCCCCCCGCAGCAGCCGCAGCACAGACTTCCTCCCGCTACAACACAGCCGCAGATGCACTGGCTGCACTGGTGGATGCCGCTGCCTCTGCACCCCAGATGGACGTAGCGAAGGTCAAAGAGGCTAAACACGAGGGCATCAGCGCCCGCGACGAAGAGGCGAGCCCCTCACGAGCCATGTCACTTCCTGCTGGGAAAGCACCCCTTCCTGGATATCCagacggaggaggaggaggaggggcaaCAAGCGGCAAAGATAAGTCCCGCATAGAGGAAGAGCTGCGTACGCTCGGCAAGACCACCATCACCGCGGCCAGCTTCATCGACGTCATAATCACTCGTCAAATTTCATCAGAAAAAGACTCGCGCGAGAGGGGCTCACAGAGCTCGGACTCCTCGGGAAGTT TGACATCGAGCCGTTATGATGGACAGAGCAGCGGCGCCATCGAGGTGATCAGTCCGGCAAGTTCCCCGGCtcagagagaggagaaaaacgAACGGTCCTTCTCCTCAGAGAAGAGCACTCAGCCGGCTACAg GTACTGTTAGAGGATTTGATATTGGGCGCTTCAGGCATCAGATGGAATCGGGACCCTCaacagctccagctccacctaCACAAACTCACCGTGTCATGACCCTAGCTGACCACATCTCG CACATCATAACCCAGGACTTTGCCAAGAATCAGGACCCTCCTCCTTCATCCAGcgcttcttcctcctcttcctccttatCCTCTACATTCCAAAACTCTGCAGCAGTAGGTGGAAGCGCTCGCTCCAAAGTGCCTAACCGCTACAGTCCGGAGAACCCAGTCAACCCCGCCCACCATCAGAAACAACCTAGCCGAGTGTCCCCTGAGAACGCCTCGGACAAATCCAGATCCAG GCCGGGTAAATCCCCTGAGCGTGCTGGCGGCCGGGCCGTCGAGAGCTACGAGCCCATCTCCCCTCCACAAAACTATTCAGGGCTAGAGAAACAAGAGAACAGTCTGCTTCAGAGCCAGAGGCGTGAACAGGATCTTACAGAGCAAAG AACGGACTCGCGCTCCCCGGGCAGCGGCAACTATCTGCCTGCTTTCTTCACCAAGCTGGAGAGCACCTCCCCCATGGTGATGTCCAAGAAACAGGAGATCATCCGCAAGTCTGATGTCG GTAATGCACAGCCAGGCACAGAGATCTTTAATTTACCAGCAGTAACAACCTCAA GTAATGTGAACCTTCGGAACCACTCGTTCAGCGACCCAGCCAGCAACCTTGGTCTAGAGGACATAATCCGTAAGGCTCTGATGGGGTCTGTAGATGAGAGACCAGAGGAGCAGACACATCAAGCTCAGTCTGTAGCTTCAGCAGCAGGAAATAACTCTGAGGGGCGACAGGAGGCCAATCCGTCCCCCAGCACAGGTAGATATT CAGCGAAGCAGAAGCTCCAGAGCAAAGCCAGTAGCAGGAAGTCCAAGTCGCCCAACCCAGGCCAGGCGTACGCAGGCGGAGAGCGACCCTCCTCCGTGTCCTCTGTACATTCGGAAGGAGAATATCACCGGCAGGCTCCCAGCTGGGCTTGGGAAGACCGGCCCTCATCCGCAG GTCCAATGCAGTTCCCTTACAACCCTCTAACGATGCGCATGCTCAGCAGCACGCCTCCCACCTCCATGGCCTGCCCTTCTCCCTCCATGCAGTCCCAGCAGCAGCCAGGAGGAGGAGCCAACGCTCCGGCCCGTGCCTGGGAGAGGGAGCCGCCGCTGCTCTCGGAGCAGTACGAAACCCTCTCGGACAGCGACGACTGA
- the LOC124625946 gene encoding uncharacterized protein LOC124625946 isoform X2 has protein sequence MVQFKMSCFGLWMVYWCCLALGNGESLCKSELLLSSNISTELQSDVLLPCIFNPTLLGSDKTADISVVWTQRNTTIHNLVEITLQGDVLFWESKRGRIKTFAKLSESGNFSILLQKVQPYDLGLYRCELFNGTGCRTAYQELQLDTSTDPVFHQAIIITGASTGAVLLCLFIASVIYIGNRPQLDVTGRHRLHPESTRGCSHDNPDYVSYSHGRDGKYLHSRHVLFINKQISDFYISFLTSVPLD, from the exons ATGGTGCAGTTTAAGATGAGCTGTTTCGGGCTGTGGATGGTTTATTGGTGCTGTTTGGCTTTGGGAAACG GAGAAAGCCTGTGCAAAAGTGAACTTTTACTAAGCAGTAACATTTCTACTGAGCTCCAGTCTGATGTCCTGCTGCCGTGTATCTTTAATCCAACTCTCCTCGGATCAGATAAGACTGCAGATATATCAGTAGTGTGGACTCAGAGgaacacaacaatacacaatcTAGTGGAGATCACTCTACAGGGAGATGTGTTGTTTTGGGAGTCTAAACGTGGACGTATCAAGACGTTCGCTAAGCTCTCTGAATCAGGAAACTTCTCCATCCTCCTTCAGAAAGTGCAGCCGTATGATCTGGGTCTCTACCGCTGTGAGCTGTTTAACGGGACCGGCTGCAGAACTGCGTATCAGGAGCTACAGCTTG ATACTTCCACAGATCCTGTCTTCCATCAGGCGATAATCATCACAGGAGCATCAACAGGAGCAGTACTTCTTTGTTTATTCATAGCATCTGTCATCTACATAGGCAACAGAC ctcaACTGGATGTTACAGGAAGGCACCGGCTACACCCAGAGAGCACTCGTG GTTGTTCACATGATAACCCAGACTATGTCAGCTACAGCCATGGCAGGGATGGTAAATACCTACATTCAAGACATGTTCTGtttattaataagcaaatatCAGATTTCTATATTTCCTTTTTAACATCTGTACCACTTGATTAA
- the LOC124625946 gene encoding uncharacterized protein LOC124625946 isoform X4 — translation MVQFKMSCFGLWMVYWCCLALGNGKLQGESLCKSELLLSSNISTELQSDVLLPCIFNPTLLGSDKTADISVVWTQRNTTIHNLVEITLQGDVLFWESKRGRIKTFAKLSESGNFSILLQKVQPYDLGLYRCELFNGTGCRTAYQELQLDTSTDPVFHQAIIITGASTGAVLLCLFIASVIYIGNRPQLDVTGRHRLHPESTRGCSHDNPDYVSYSHGRDETLVSENPIYETIWNRGGSMC, via the exons ATGGTGCAGTTTAAGATGAGCTGTTTCGGGCTGTGGATGGTTTATTGGTGCTGTTTGGCTTTGGGAAACGGTAAGTTACAAG GAGAAAGCCTGTGCAAAAGTGAACTTTTACTAAGCAGTAACATTTCTACTGAGCTCCAGTCTGATGTCCTGCTGCCGTGTATCTTTAATCCAACTCTCCTCGGATCAGATAAGACTGCAGATATATCAGTAGTGTGGACTCAGAGgaacacaacaatacacaatcTAGTGGAGATCACTCTACAGGGAGATGTGTTGTTTTGGGAGTCTAAACGTGGACGTATCAAGACGTTCGCTAAGCTCTCTGAATCAGGAAACTTCTCCATCCTCCTTCAGAAAGTGCAGCCGTATGATCTGGGTCTCTACCGCTGTGAGCTGTTTAACGGGACCGGCTGCAGAACTGCGTATCAGGAGCTACAGCTTG ATACTTCCACAGATCCTGTCTTCCATCAGGCGATAATCATCACAGGAGCATCAACAGGAGCAGTACTTCTTTGTTTATTCATAGCATCTGTCATCTACATAGGCAACAGAC ctcaACTGGATGTTACAGGAAGGCACCGGCTACACCCAGAGAGCACTCGTG GTTGTTCACATGATAACCCAGACTATGTCAGCTACAGCCATGGCAGGGATG AAACTCTTGTGAGTGAAAACCCGATCTACGAGACTATTTGGAACAGAGGAGGCAGCATGTGTTGA
- the LOC124625946 gene encoding uncharacterized protein LOC124625946 isoform X5, which translates to MVQFKMSCFGLWMVYWCCLALGNGKLQGESLCKSELLLSSNISTELQSDVLLPCIFNPTLLGSDKTADISVVWTQRNTTIHNLVEITLQGDVLFWESKRGRIKTFAKLSESGNFSILLQKVQPYDLGLYRCELFNGTGCRTAYQELQLDTSTDPVFHQAIIITGASTGAVLLCLFIASVIYIGNRRRHRLHPESTRGCSHDNPDYVSYSHGRDETLVSENPIYETIWNRGGSMC; encoded by the exons ATGGTGCAGTTTAAGATGAGCTGTTTCGGGCTGTGGATGGTTTATTGGTGCTGTTTGGCTTTGGGAAACGGTAAGTTACAAG GAGAAAGCCTGTGCAAAAGTGAACTTTTACTAAGCAGTAACATTTCTACTGAGCTCCAGTCTGATGTCCTGCTGCCGTGTATCTTTAATCCAACTCTCCTCGGATCAGATAAGACTGCAGATATATCAGTAGTGTGGACTCAGAGgaacacaacaatacacaatcTAGTGGAGATCACTCTACAGGGAGATGTGTTGTTTTGGGAGTCTAAACGTGGACGTATCAAGACGTTCGCTAAGCTCTCTGAATCAGGAAACTTCTCCATCCTCCTTCAGAAAGTGCAGCCGTATGATCTGGGTCTCTACCGCTGTGAGCTGTTTAACGGGACCGGCTGCAGAACTGCGTATCAGGAGCTACAGCTTG ATACTTCCACAGATCCTGTCTTCCATCAGGCGATAATCATCACAGGAGCATCAACAGGAGCAGTACTTCTTTGTTTATTCATAGCATCTGTCATCTACATAGGCAACAGAC GAAGGCACCGGCTACACCCAGAGAGCACTCGTG GTTGTTCACATGATAACCCAGACTATGTCAGCTACAGCCATGGCAGGGATG AAACTCTTGTGAGTGAAAACCCGATCTACGAGACTATTTGGAACAGAGGAGGCAGCATGTGTTGA
- the LOC124625946 gene encoding uncharacterized protein LOC124625946 isoform X1, which yields MVQFKMSCFGLWMVYWCCLALGNGKLQGESLCKSELLLSSNISTELQSDVLLPCIFNPTLLGSDKTADISVVWTQRNTTIHNLVEITLQGDVLFWESKRGRIKTFAKLSESGNFSILLQKVQPYDLGLYRCELFNGTGCRTAYQELQLDTSTDPVFHQAIIITGASTGAVLLCLFIASVIYIGNRPQLDVTGRHRLHPESTRGCSHDNPDYVSYSHGRDGKYLHSRHVLFINKQISDFYISFLTSVPLD from the exons ATGGTGCAGTTTAAGATGAGCTGTTTCGGGCTGTGGATGGTTTATTGGTGCTGTTTGGCTTTGGGAAACGGTAAGTTACAAG GAGAAAGCCTGTGCAAAAGTGAACTTTTACTAAGCAGTAACATTTCTACTGAGCTCCAGTCTGATGTCCTGCTGCCGTGTATCTTTAATCCAACTCTCCTCGGATCAGATAAGACTGCAGATATATCAGTAGTGTGGACTCAGAGgaacacaacaatacacaatcTAGTGGAGATCACTCTACAGGGAGATGTGTTGTTTTGGGAGTCTAAACGTGGACGTATCAAGACGTTCGCTAAGCTCTCTGAATCAGGAAACTTCTCCATCCTCCTTCAGAAAGTGCAGCCGTATGATCTGGGTCTCTACCGCTGTGAGCTGTTTAACGGGACCGGCTGCAGAACTGCGTATCAGGAGCTACAGCTTG ATACTTCCACAGATCCTGTCTTCCATCAGGCGATAATCATCACAGGAGCATCAACAGGAGCAGTACTTCTTTGTTTATTCATAGCATCTGTCATCTACATAGGCAACAGAC ctcaACTGGATGTTACAGGAAGGCACCGGCTACACCCAGAGAGCACTCGTG GTTGTTCACATGATAACCCAGACTATGTCAGCTACAGCCATGGCAGGGATGGTAAATACCTACATTCAAGACATGTTCTGtttattaataagcaaatatCAGATTTCTATATTTCCTTTTTAACATCTGTACCACTTGATTAA
- the LOC124625946 gene encoding uncharacterized protein LOC124625946 isoform X3 — protein MVQFKMSCFGLWMVYWCCLALGNGKLQGESLCKSELLLSSNISTELQSDVLLPCIFNPTLLGSDKTADISVVWTQRNTTIHNLVEITLQGDVLFWESKRGRIKTFAKLSESGNFSILLQKVQPYDLGLYRCELFNGTGCRTAYQELQLDTSTDPVFHQAIIITGASTGAVLLCLFIASVIYIGNRRRHRLHPESTRGCSHDNPDYVSYSHGRDGKYLHSRHVLFINKQISDFYISFLTSVPLD, from the exons ATGGTGCAGTTTAAGATGAGCTGTTTCGGGCTGTGGATGGTTTATTGGTGCTGTTTGGCTTTGGGAAACGGTAAGTTACAAG GAGAAAGCCTGTGCAAAAGTGAACTTTTACTAAGCAGTAACATTTCTACTGAGCTCCAGTCTGATGTCCTGCTGCCGTGTATCTTTAATCCAACTCTCCTCGGATCAGATAAGACTGCAGATATATCAGTAGTGTGGACTCAGAGgaacacaacaatacacaatcTAGTGGAGATCACTCTACAGGGAGATGTGTTGTTTTGGGAGTCTAAACGTGGACGTATCAAGACGTTCGCTAAGCTCTCTGAATCAGGAAACTTCTCCATCCTCCTTCAGAAAGTGCAGCCGTATGATCTGGGTCTCTACCGCTGTGAGCTGTTTAACGGGACCGGCTGCAGAACTGCGTATCAGGAGCTACAGCTTG ATACTTCCACAGATCCTGTCTTCCATCAGGCGATAATCATCACAGGAGCATCAACAGGAGCAGTACTTCTTTGTTTATTCATAGCATCTGTCATCTACATAGGCAACAGAC GAAGGCACCGGCTACACCCAGAGAGCACTCGTG GTTGTTCACATGATAACCCAGACTATGTCAGCTACAGCCATGGCAGGGATGGTAAATACCTACATTCAAGACATGTTCTGtttattaataagcaaatatCAGATTTCTATATTTCCTTTTTAACATCTGTACCACTTGATTAA
- the LOC108260330 gene encoding uncharacterized protein LOC108260330, translated as MYTVLITGLTRSGLDELQLHDRTMVQFKMSCFGLWMVYWCCLALGNGESLCKSELLLSSNISTELQSDVLLPCNFNTTLLGSDKTADIAVVWTQRNTTIHNLMEITLQGNEMFWDTKRGRIKTFANLSESGNFSILLQKVQPYDLGLYLCELFNGPACRIAYQELQLGLTTVSQPQKSIIAGASVVPVLLCLFIVCVCRKRNKRKYQLQPESSHEHSYTEVMYTLHSTNSHENPSLNVATGMLEGQKQN; from the exons ATGTACACAGTTCTCATCACTGGTCTGACGCGGTCAGGTTTAGATGAGCTGCAGCTTCATGATCGTACAATGGTGCAGTTTAAGATGAGCTGTTTCGGGCTGTGGATGGTTTATTGGTGCTGTTTGGCTTTGGGAAACG GAGAAAGCCTGTGCAAAAGTGAACTTTTACTAAGCAGTAACATTTCTACTGAGCTCCAGTCTGATGTCCTGCTGCCGTGTAACTTTAATACAACTCTCCTCGGATCAGATAAGACTGCAGATATAGCAGTAGTGTGGACTCAGAGgaacacaacaatacacaatcTAATGGAGATCACTCTACAGGGAAATGAGATGTTTTGGGATACTAAACGTGGACGTATCAAGACGTTCGCTAATCTCTCTGAATCAGGAAACTTCTCCATTCTCCTTCAGAAAGTGCAGCCGTATGATCTGGGTCTCTACCTCTGTGAGCTGTTTAACGGGCCCGCCTGCAGAATTGCGTATCAGGAACTACAGCTTG GTCTCACTACTGTTTCCCAGCCTCAGAAATCCATCATCGCAGGAGCATCAGTAGTACCAGTACTTCTGTGtttattcatagtgtgtgtttgcagaaaAAGGAATAAAC GAAAGTACCAGCTGCAGCCAGAGAGCAGTCATGAACACAGTTACACAGAAGT GATGTACACTCTCCACAGTACAAACAGCCATG AAAATCCCTCACTAAATGTTGCTACTGGGATGTTGGAAGGACAAAAGCAGAACTGA